A genomic window from Massilia sp. METH4 includes:
- a CDS encoding UV damage endonuclease UvsE, which yields MPPHLGLVCITVSNAVRYRTITRKRLLDQSLDGQRKLLDDLYRSNIQVLDNALRYCEQENIRLYRMPSSLFPFSDEDIGREVLAPFADTLARTGARALERGIRLVMHPDQFVVLSSDSVGVVENSIKILQMHADIMDLLAQPRTPWALLEIHGGKADRADALVGCIARLPEAIRCRLGLENDEYAYSASEIHEICLRSGVPMVFDAHHHIVHEGLDSYDDPSVGEMLDKARGTWAVPEHQLVHISNGRTSFNDRQHSDLITVMPSSYARAPWIEIEAKAKEDAINGLAGWHAAAG from the coding sequence CTCGACCAGTCGCTGGACGGCCAGCGCAAACTCCTGGACGACCTGTACCGCAGCAACATCCAGGTCCTGGACAACGCGCTGCGCTATTGCGAGCAAGAAAATATTCGGCTGTACCGCATGCCCTCTTCCCTGTTCCCGTTTTCGGACGAGGACATCGGCCGTGAAGTGCTGGCGCCGTTCGCCGACACGCTCGCGCGCACCGGTGCCCGGGCGCTGGAGCGCGGCATCCGCCTGGTGATGCACCCCGACCAGTTCGTGGTGCTGAGCTCGGATTCAGTTGGCGTGGTGGAAAACAGCATCAAGATCCTGCAAATGCATGCGGACATCATGGATCTGCTGGCCCAGCCGCGCACACCCTGGGCGCTGCTGGAAATCCATGGCGGCAAGGCCGACCGCGCCGACGCGCTGGTGGGCTGCATCGCCCGCCTGCCCGAGGCGATCCGCTGCCGCCTGGGCCTGGAGAACGACGAATATGCGTACAGCGCCAGCGAAATCCACGAGATCTGCCTGCGCAGCGGCGTGCCGATGGTGTTCGATGCCCACCACCACATCGTGCACGAGGGGCTGGACAGCTACGACGATCCGAGCGTGGGCGAAATGCTGGACAAGGCGCGCGGCACCTGGGCCGTGCCCGAGCACCAGCTCGTGCATATCTCGAACGGCCGCACGTCGTTCAACGACCGCCAGCATTCGGACCTGATCACGGTGATGCCATCGTCGTATGCGCGCGCCCCGTGGATCGAGATCGAAGCCAAGGCGAAGGAAGATGCGATCAACGGGCTTGCCGGCTGGCACGCCGCGGCCGGCTGA
- the pepN gene encoding aminopeptidase N, translating to MAAPVVLAASAPRAEKEWLSQADAEARSARVSNVAYQLDFTLTGAETFANTTTLNFDLNDASAPLTIDLNKATVKSLTVNGKTIAPQYNNWFITIAAADLKQGRNTVVVGFERLHSTNGEGLHRMIDPVDGRVYTYSHFEPAAAQQMFALFDQPDLKATYQVNVTAPADWVVVSTTREAKVEDAAGGKRWTFPVTKKLSPYNFSLHAGPYKIWEDNSAKYPMRLFARQSVAAQVDPKDWFTFTKQGLAFFDEYFGIPYQFEKYDQLLVPDFLYGAMENAGAITFAENRFLHKDKMTTDQRHSLASVIMHEMAHQWFGDLVTMKWWNGLWLNESFASFMGTLGTAESTEFKNAWQYFYTQGKAAAYRQDQSLGTHPIEVPVATTANAFDNIDAITYSKGASTLKQLRHLLGEETFRRGVHNYLVKYQYQNAKLDDFIGSLGEAAGRDLSQWTQDWLYQPGVNTVTANYTCKGGKIDSFSLAQTAPAEHPVLREQRVQVALFRNGGKALNLDRKLAVTYKGASTPVPELNGAACPDLVYPNYEDWGYAKVKLDGRSSAAARANVSKVEEPLLRAMLWQSMWDGVRDGELPLNDFLQTALDNAPRETDYALLGTVLTNVRAGIGYLQKMSPNGAYTNKTVGALEKMAWQGILDAKDENFRRRWLATYVDFAGSKPALDRLAGMLHNRGVPKGVTISQDVRWAIVKQLSEQNYPGVEKLVAAEAARDKSDSGQAAALAAQVVRPDPAVKAEWLAKIADTQTKLPFSRIRTAMENLYPSAQASLSEQSAAQRLTQLPELDKTAGPVFMRSFAESMIPATCTPQSVQRLADAAAQQKDLSAGTRRALLETQQEDARCVAIRKAMTVPLG from the coding sequence ATGGCAGCGCCTGTGGTGCTGGCCGCCAGCGCGCCCCGCGCGGAAAAGGAGTGGCTGTCGCAAGCCGATGCCGAAGCGCGTTCCGCGCGCGTGTCGAACGTCGCCTACCAGCTCGACTTCACGCTCACCGGCGCGGAAACCTTCGCCAACACGACCACGCTGAACTTCGACCTGAACGATGCGTCGGCGCCGCTGACGATCGACCTGAACAAGGCTACCGTCAAGTCGCTCACCGTCAATGGCAAGACCATCGCGCCGCAATACAACAACTGGTTCATCACGATTGCCGCCGCGGACCTGAAGCAGGGCCGCAATACGGTCGTCGTCGGTTTCGAGCGGCTGCACAGCACGAACGGCGAGGGCCTGCACCGCATGATCGACCCGGTCGATGGTCGCGTGTACACCTACTCGCACTTCGAGCCGGCCGCCGCGCAGCAGATGTTCGCCCTGTTCGACCAGCCCGACCTGAAGGCCACCTACCAGGTCAACGTCACCGCGCCGGCCGACTGGGTCGTGGTGTCCACCACGCGCGAAGCGAAGGTCGAGGATGCAGCCGGCGGCAAGCGCTGGACCTTCCCCGTCACGAAGAAGCTGTCGCCCTATAACTTCTCGCTGCACGCCGGGCCGTACAAGATATGGGAAGACAACAGCGCGAAGTATCCGATGCGGCTGTTCGCGCGCCAGTCGGTGGCTGCGCAGGTCGATCCGAAGGATTGGTTCACGTTCACGAAGCAGGGTCTGGCCTTCTTCGACGAGTACTTCGGCATCCCTTACCAGTTCGAGAAATACGACCAGCTGCTGGTGCCGGATTTCCTGTACGGCGCCATGGAGAACGCCGGCGCGATCACCTTTGCCGAAAACCGCTTCCTCCACAAGGACAAGATGACGACGGACCAGCGCCACTCGCTGGCATCGGTCATCATGCACGAGATGGCTCACCAGTGGTTCGGCGATCTCGTCACCATGAAGTGGTGGAATGGCTTGTGGCTGAACGAGAGCTTTGCCTCGTTCATGGGCACGCTGGGTACCGCCGAGTCCACGGAATTCAAGAACGCGTGGCAGTACTTCTACACGCAGGGTAAAGCGGCCGCCTACCGGCAGGACCAGTCGCTGGGCACGCACCCGATCGAGGTGCCCGTGGCCACCACCGCCAACGCCTTCGACAATATCGATGCGATCACGTACTCGAAGGGCGCCTCCACGCTCAAGCAATTGCGTCACCTGCTGGGCGAGGAAACCTTCCGCCGCGGCGTGCACAATTACCTCGTCAAGTACCAGTACCAGAACGCGAAGCTCGACGACTTCATCGGCAGCCTGGGCGAAGCGGCCGGCCGTGATCTGTCGCAGTGGACGCAGGACTGGCTGTACCAGCCCGGCGTGAACACGGTGACGGCGAACTACACGTGCAAGGGCGGCAAGATCGATTCCTTCAGCCTGGCGCAGACGGCGCCGGCCGAGCATCCGGTACTGCGCGAGCAGCGCGTGCAGGTGGCGCTGTTCCGCAACGGGGGCAAGGCGCTGAACCTGGACCGCAAGCTGGCCGTCACCTACAAGGGCGCCAGCACGCCGGTGCCGGAACTGAACGGCGCTGCCTGCCCGGACCTGGTCTACCCGAACTACGAGGATTGGGGCTATGCCAAGGTCAAGCTGGATGGGCGGTCTTCCGCCGCGGCGCGCGCGAACGTCAGTAAGGTCGAGGAACCGCTGCTGCGTGCCATGCTGTGGCAGAGCATGTGGGATGGCGTGCGCGATGGCGAGTTGCCGCTGAACGACTTCCTGCAAACGGCCCTGGACAACGCGCCGCGCGAGACGGATTACGCGCTGCTCGGCACCGTGCTCACGAATGTCCGGGCCGGCATCGGTTACCTGCAGAAGATGTCGCCGAATGGCGCGTACACGAACAAGACCGTCGGGGCGCTGGAGAAAATGGCGTGGCAGGGCATCCTCGACGCAAAGGATGAAAACTTCCGCCGCCGCTGGCTGGCCACCTACGTGGACTTCGCCGGCAGCAAGCCCGCGCTGGACCGCCTGGCGGGCATGCTGCACAACCGTGGTGTGCCGAAAGGCGTGACCATCAGCCAGGACGTGCGCTGGGCGATCGTCAAGCAGCTCTCCGAGCAGAACTACCCAGGCGTGGAAAAGCTGGTCGCCGCGGAAGCCGCGCGCGACAAGTCCGACAGCGGCCAGGCTGCCGCGCTGGCGGCGCAGGTGGTGCGGCCCGATCCGGCGGTGAAGGCCGAGTGGCTGGCGAAGATCGCCGATACGCAGACGAAGCTGCCGTTCTCGCGCATCCGCACGGCGATGGAAAACCTGTACCCGTCCGCGCAAGCCTCGCTGAGCGAGCAAAGCGCCGCCCAGCGGCTCACGCAACTGCCGGAGCTCGACAAGACGGCCGGTCCGGTCTTCATGCGCAGTTTCGCGGAATCGATGATTCCGGCCACGTGCACGCCGCAAAGCGTGCAGCGCCTGGCGGACGCCGCCGCCCAGCAGAAGGATCTGTCGGCCGGCACGCGCCGTGCGCTGCTGGAAACCCAGCAGGAGGATGCGCGCTGCGTGGCCATCCGCAAGGCGATGACGGTGCCGCTCGGCTGA